One Synergistales bacterium DNA window includes the following coding sequences:
- a CDS encoding MOSC domain-containing protein, producing MKGTIVAVCTAAGKGTHKEDIRRGRLVEGRGLEGDAHAGFAHRQVSMLSLEDIEGMQEQLPALRPGSFAENLTVRDMDLSTLQLGDRLQVGEALLELSQIGKECHSRCEIFHQTGDCIMPRKGLFFRVLRGGEVAAGDTVHLL from the coding sequence ATGAAGGGCACCATCGTCGCCGTATGTACCGCCGCCGGCAAGGGAACGCACAAAGAGGATATCCGTCGGGGAAGGCTCGTGGAGGGACGGGGGCTCGAAGGCGACGCCCACGCGGGCTTTGCCCACCGGCAGGTGAGCATGCTCTCCCTGGAGGATATCGAAGGCATGCAGGAGCAGCTCCCGGCACTCCGGCCGGGAAGCTTTGCGGAGAATCTGACCGTCCGGGACATGGACCTTTCGACGCTCCAGCTCGGCGACAGACTGCAGGTCGGCGAGGCCCTCCTGGAGCTCAGCCAGATCGGCAAGGAGTGTCACAGCCGGTGTGAGATCTTCCACCAGACAGGGGACTGCATCATGCCGCGCAAGGGGCTCTTTTTCAGGGTCCTCCGCGGCGGCGAGGTGGCGGCAGGCGATACCGTTCATCTCCTGTAA
- a CDS encoding carbon starvation protein A — protein MTTLIVAIGVLVYVGLYMTYGKRLATKIVKASDENETPASRMYDGVDYVPAKTPVLFGHHFASIAGAAPIIGPVIAMGWGWVPALLWVWFGNIFIGAVHDYLALMASVRYDGRSVQFVASDLISKRTGKLFYWLVFFLLILVIAAFGAVIGGMFVSDPAVPSAFFLMVIAALILGILMYRVKMNFGPATIIGIILLVAAIFFGKQMPFEASYNTWMIVLFFYIIIASAIPVNILLQPRDYLNSWLLYFGLAIGAIGAVFSFHGFTAPAFTSFAPIVSGGQPSPFWPVIPLVIACGSLSGFHALVGSGTSSKQLEKEHEGLIIGYGAMLTEGFLSTLVVVAVAGFGLGLITEATGEAKETLTAANWGQNYVKAMMGTYPKAAMFTNAYAQMVATTWLNFIPTAIVKLIAGMWVASFALTTLDTTNRLARYTLSEICLPLKRGSEGLYNTLTNPWVASTIPAAIGIYLAWSGNFTMLWPSFGSANQLIASIALLTGTAWVKKRLGSNCTMALIPAYLLWITVTAAIAWFSFVVLPGTIQSNPANGITVAVIEAAMFIMSIIFIYDFMKNKDKACGEKPEI, from the coding sequence ATGACAACGCTTATTGTTGCAATTGGGGTCCTGGTCTACGTCGGTCTCTACATGACCTACGGGAAGAGGCTGGCGACCAAGATCGTCAAGGCCTCCGACGAGAACGAGACGCCGGCGTCGCGGATGTACGACGGCGTGGACTACGTGCCGGCCAAGACGCCGGTGCTCTTCGGGCACCACTTCGCCTCCATCGCCGGGGCGGCGCCGATCATCGGGCCGGTCATCGCCATGGGCTGGGGCTGGGTGCCGGCACTGCTCTGGGTCTGGTTCGGCAACATCTTCATCGGGGCCGTCCACGACTACCTGGCGCTGATGGCCTCGGTCCGCTACGACGGCCGCTCCGTGCAGTTCGTCGCCTCAGACCTCATCTCCAAACGGACCGGAAAGCTCTTCTACTGGCTCGTCTTTTTCCTCCTGATCCTGGTCATCGCCGCCTTCGGCGCCGTCATCGGCGGCATGTTCGTCAGCGATCCCGCCGTCCCCTCGGCCTTCTTCCTGATGGTCATCGCGGCGCTGATCCTGGGCATCCTCATGTACCGGGTGAAGATGAACTTCGGCCCCGCCACGATCATCGGGATCATCCTGCTCGTGGCCGCCATCTTCTTCGGCAAGCAGATGCCCTTCGAGGCAAGCTACAACACCTGGATGATCGTGCTCTTCTTCTACATCATCATCGCCTCGGCCATCCCGGTGAACATCCTGCTGCAGCCGCGGGACTACCTCAACTCCTGGCTGCTCTACTTCGGTCTGGCCATCGGCGCCATCGGCGCGGTCTTCAGCTTCCACGGCTTTACGGCGCCGGCGTTCACCTCCTTCGCCCCCATCGTCTCGGGCGGCCAGCCGAGCCCCTTCTGGCCGGTGATCCCGCTGGTCATCGCCTGCGGCTCTCTCTCGGGCTTCCACGCGCTGGTCGGTTCGGGGACATCCTCCAAACAGCTGGAGAAGGAGCATGAAGGCCTGATCATCGGCTACGGCGCCATGCTGACCGAGGGCTTCCTCTCCACGCTGGTCGTTGTGGCCGTGGCGGGCTTCGGTCTGGGGCTCATCACCGAGGCGACCGGCGAAGCGAAGGAGACCCTGACAGCCGCCAACTGGGGGCAGAACTATGTCAAGGCCATGATGGGCACCTACCCCAAGGCGGCCATGTTCACCAACGCCTACGCCCAGATGGTGGCCACCACCTGGCTGAACTTCATCCCCACCGCTATCGTGAAACTCATCGCCGGGATGTGGGTGGCCTCCTTCGCCCTGACCACACTGGACACCACCAACCGCCTGGCCCGCTACACCCTCTCGGAGATCTGCCTGCCGCTGAAGCGGGGCAGCGAAGGGCTCTACAACACCCTCACCAACCCCTGGGTCGCCTCCACCATCCCTGCCGCAATCGGGATCTATCTCGCCTGGAGCGGCAACTTCACCATGCTCTGGCCGTCCTTCGGTTCGGCGAACCAGCTGATCGCATCCATCGCCCTCCTCACCGGCACGGCGTGGGTCAAAAAACGCCTGGGCAGCAACTGCACCATGGCGCTGATCCCGGCCTACCTCCTGTGGATCACCGTAACGGCGGCCATCGCCTGGTTCAGCTTCGTGGTCCTGCCCGGAACGATCCAGTCCAATCCGGCCAACGGCATCACCGTAGCCGTCATCGAGGCCGCCATGTTCATCATGAGCATCATCTTCATCTACGATTTCATGAAGAACAAGGACAAGGCCTGCGGCGAGAAACCGGAGATCTAG